The Pseudoliparis swirei isolate HS2019 ecotype Mariana Trench chromosome 16, NWPU_hadal_v1, whole genome shotgun sequence genome includes a window with the following:
- the rsu1 gene encoding ras suppressor protein 1: MSKSLKKIVEESRDKNIPEVDMCDRGISNMLDIPGLFTLSNITQLVLSHNKLTVVPANIAELKNLEVLNMFNNQIEELPTQISSLQKLKHLNLGMNRLSGLPRGFGSLPALEVLDLTYNNLNQASLPGNFFYLTTLRGLYLSDNDFEALPAEIGKLSKLQILSLRDNDLISLPKEIGDLAQLKELHIQGNRLTVLPPELGNLDLTGPKQVFKAENNPWVTPIADQFQLGVSHVFEYVRSETYKYLYGRHMQANPEPPKKSNDKTKKISRKPLAAKNK, from the exons ATGTCCAAGTCTTTGAAGAAGATCGTGGAGGAGAGTCGGGACAAGAACATCCCGGAGGTGGATATGTGCGACAGGGGCATCTCCAACATGCTGGACATCCCCGGACTGT TCACGCTGTCCAACATCACTCAGCTGGTCCTCAGCCACAACAAGCTCACAG TTGTGCCCGCCAACATCGCTGAGCTGAAGAACCTGGAGGTTCTGAACATGTTCAACAACCAGATAGAGGAGCTGCCCACGCAGATCAGCAGCCTGCAGAAGCTGAAGCACCTCAACCTcgg gatgaacCGTCTGAGCGGCCTGCCGAGAGGATTTGGGTCGCTGCCGGCTCTGGAGGTTCTGGACCTGACCTACAACAACCTGAACCAGGCCTCGCTGCCCGGGAACTTCTTCTACCTCA CCACCCTGCGAGGTCTCTACCTGAGTGACAACGACTTCGAGGCGCTGCCCGCTGAGATCGGGAAGCTGAGCAAGCTCCAGATC cTGAGTCTCAGGGACAACGATCTCATCTCGTTGCCCAAGGAGATCGGGGACCTGGCTCAACTCAAAGAGCTCCACATCCAGGGCAACCGGCTGACGGTCCTCCCCCCTGAgctag gtaatCTGGATCTGACGGGTCCCAAGCAGGTGTTCAAAGCAGAGAACAACCCCTGGGTCACTCCCATCGCAGACCAGTTCCAGCTGGGCGTCTCCCACGTGTTTGAATACGTCCGCTCAGAGACCTACAAGTA tctcTATGGCAGACACATGCAGGCCAACCCGGAGCCTCCGAAGAAGAGCAACGACAAGACGAAGAAGATCAGCCGCAAGCCGCTGGCTGCCAAGAACAAATga